A portion of the Actomonas aquatica genome contains these proteins:
- a CDS encoding alpha/beta fold hydrolase produces MNFYSLRTTRYSLLPDVVELFSRDLGGEGGAPMVVLHGMLGSSRNWLGAGRELAERGWHVHALDLRNHGRSPHAEPMNYEAMVEDVVAWLDARELPQVDLVGHSMGGKLAMLLAARQPERVKRLVVVDIAPKDYLSREHRAEFAAMHELRLSEVRSRGDAEMKMEARVADWSMRKFLTTNLERDEPNGGWRWIINLPAISAALPVLEKNPLQDGDRFAGPTLFAAGGKSRYIGAGDVGAIQQFFPAAEIEFIADSGHNPHMEAREALVAAIVAHRDATADA; encoded by the coding sequence ATGAATTTCTACTCGCTACGCACTACGCGCTACTCGCTACTCCCCGACGTGGTTGAACTTTTTTCACGAGATTTAGGCGGCGAAGGTGGCGCACCGATGGTGGTGCTCCACGGCATGCTGGGTTCCTCCCGCAACTGGCTGGGCGCCGGGCGCGAATTGGCCGAGCGGGGCTGGCACGTGCATGCGCTCGACCTGCGCAATCACGGTCGCTCGCCCCACGCCGAACCGATGAACTACGAAGCCATGGTGGAGGACGTGGTGGCTTGGCTTGATGCACGCGAGTTGCCTCAGGTGGACCTGGTCGGCCACAGCATGGGCGGCAAACTCGCCATGTTGCTCGCCGCCCGCCAACCGGAGCGCGTGAAGCGCCTCGTGGTGGTCGACATTGCGCCCAAGGATTACCTGTCCCGCGAACACCGCGCGGAGTTTGCGGCCATGCATGAACTGCGGCTGAGCGAAGTGCGTTCGCGGGGTGACGCGGAGATGAAGATGGAAGCGCGCGTCGCCGACTGGAGCATGCGCAAATTTCTGACGACCAACCTGGAGCGTGATGAGCCGAACGGCGGCTGGCGCTGGATCATCAACCTGCCGGCGATCTCGGCGGCGTTGCCGGTGTTGGAGAAGAACCCGCTGCAGGACGGCGATCGGTTCGCCGGTCCTACCCTCTTCGCCGCCGGCGGCAAATCCCGCTACATCGGGGCGGGTGACGTGGGAGCGATTCAGCAGTTTTTCCCGGCGGCCGAAATCGAGTTCATCGCCGACTCCGGTCACAACCCGCACATGGAAGCGCGCGAGGCACTCGTGGCGGCAATCGTCGCTCACCGCGACGCCACGGCCGACGCCTGA
- a CDS encoding DNA polymerase III subunit gamma/tau: protein MSALAWPESLEGTPAVAVIERAIAHQRLSHSLLITGDEYETLVAVAQSIADRLLYPPHAPTTPRFAPDDHPDCFSLRPAGKMRQIKAGKSADDPGTMREFIRKMAVSASSGDHKVGIVHEADRMNVATANVFLKTLEEPPANTTLLVLTTRPYALLPTIRSRCLNFRFPSAEVGFLPDGWRAWIEDYREWLGRLSAGVSDRKAAADAVFAAYGLTARFGLILDNATSEAWKAQKGNLPADLDDDERIAIETGLANGLRLKLFAGIEHATRDFALERISTGDESYRRAFTAAVEKLEHAVGLLRVNLNAQAALESFMLASLRLWAARK, encoded by the coding sequence ATGTCCGCCCTCGCTTGGCCAGAATCGCTCGAAGGCACGCCGGCCGTTGCCGTCATTGAGCGCGCCATCGCGCACCAACGTCTCTCGCACAGTCTGCTGATCACCGGCGACGAATACGAAACGTTGGTCGCCGTCGCGCAGTCCATCGCCGACCGCCTGCTCTACCCGCCTCACGCGCCGACCACGCCGCGTTTCGCGCCGGACGATCATCCCGACTGCTTCAGCCTGCGCCCGGCCGGCAAGATGCGCCAAATCAAGGCCGGCAAAAGTGCCGACGATCCCGGCACCATGCGCGAGTTCATTCGCAAGATGGCGGTGTCCGCTTCCTCCGGGGATCACAAGGTCGGCATCGTGCACGAGGCCGATCGCATGAACGTGGCCACGGCCAACGTCTTTCTCAAAACCCTCGAGGAGCCGCCGGCCAACACTACACTGCTGGTCCTCACCACCCGCCCCTACGCGCTGCTGCCGACGATTCGCAGCCGTTGCCTGAATTTCCGTTTTCCCTCTGCCGAAGTGGGTTTCCTGCCCGACGGCTGGCGCGCGTGGATCGAAGACTATCGCGAGTGGCTCGGTCGCCTCTCCGCTGGTGTGTCCGATCGCAAAGCCGCCGCCGACGCGGTTTTCGCCGCCTACGGTCTCACTGCGCGCTTTGGGCTCATCCTCGACAACGCGACGTCAGAGGCCTGGAAGGCCCAAAAGGGCAACCTGCCGGCCGACCTCGACGACGATGAACGAATCGCCATCGAGACCGGTCTCGCCAATGGCCTGCGGCTGAAACTATTCGCCGGCATCGAACACGCCACGCGCGATTTTGCGCTGGAGCGCATCAGCACCGGCGACGAGTCCTACCGCCGCGCCTTCACGGCCGCGGTGGAAAAATTGGAGCACGCGGTTGGCCTCCTGCGCGTAAATCTGAACGCCCAGGCCGCTCTCGAAAGCTTCATGCTGGCCTCCCTGCGCCTCTGGGCGGCCCGCAAATAA
- the mutS gene encoding DNA mismatch repair protein MutS, giving the protein MCAAKKLTPMMQQYFEVKRGLPKGTLLLFRLGDFYEIFYEDAEIASRVCGITLTKRQDYPMAGVPYHAVDNYVPKLLAAGHKVAICDQAEPAQAGKLVKRALTRILSPGTTLEANQLDESRNHYLCALHRDKHGLHAAWLDLSTGEFQLATDRHVADLLPVLTALEPAELLLIEGDAAKWRDAPHEDVDAHALHDFCHGRLVTELPGYHFETADGARTVLDALGVLNLEGFGLDEKHPGLGPAGALVYYATENLCAKPENLRGLREYRSATTLLIDPATLRNLEIFRSSRGTRGGSLLAAINRTSTAAGARLLERWLSAPILDLTEIRRRSNTVGELLAEPMLLGELRETLRHIRDIPRILGRLQNRLRNPRELAGVRDTLLQAPDIHRLLADFGETLGRDYPARIDELPELRQLLERALADDMPSDIAEGGAIREGFDAELDRIRSLTRDNKTWLSELESSEQARTGIRSLKVKYNGSFGYFIEVTKANLHLVPDNYIRRSTTVNAERFVTDDLKVKEKEILHAEDNALARERELFNELITAILDESIALAKTADALAELDVLAGWAVLAREWDYHQPQLDDSDVLEITEGRHPVVEQMLKAPDTAVIRGNQSFVPNDTVLSSSGEQLALITGPNMAGKSTYIRQVALITLLAEVGCWVPAAKCRIGLVDRIFSRVGASDDLARGNSTFMVEMNETANILNNATTRSLIILDEIGRGTSTYDGLSIAWAVVEHLHNDADAGPRTLFATHYQELTQLEKSLSRLRNYSVAVKEWNDEIIFVHRIQPGAADRSYGIQVARLAGLPPAVIDRAKTILGKLESDDTSIELSAPQAKPRKKISVKPTDDAQMNLL; this is encoded by the coding sequence ATGTGCGCCGCCAAGAAGCTAACCCCGATGATGCAGCAGTATTTCGAGGTGAAGCGTGGACTGCCCAAGGGCACCCTCCTCCTCTTCCGCCTCGGCGACTTTTATGAGATCTTCTACGAGGACGCCGAGATCGCGTCCCGGGTCTGCGGCATCACGCTGACCAAACGCCAGGATTATCCCATGGCGGGCGTGCCTTACCACGCGGTCGACAACTACGTGCCGAAGCTCCTCGCCGCCGGCCACAAGGTCGCCATCTGCGACCAGGCCGAGCCCGCCCAAGCCGGCAAACTGGTCAAACGCGCCCTCACCCGCATCCTGTCCCCCGGCACCACCCTCGAAGCCAACCAGCTCGACGAGTCGCGCAACCACTACCTCTGCGCGCTCCATCGCGACAAACACGGCCTGCACGCCGCCTGGCTCGATCTCTCCACCGGCGAATTCCAACTCGCCACCGATCGCCACGTTGCCGACCTGCTGCCGGTGCTCACCGCCCTCGAACCGGCCGAGCTCCTCCTCATCGAGGGCGACGCCGCCAAGTGGCGCGACGCGCCGCACGAAGACGTCGATGCCCACGCGCTGCACGACTTCTGCCACGGCCGCCTCGTCACCGAACTGCCGGGTTACCATTTCGAAACCGCCGACGGGGCCCGCACCGTGCTCGACGCGCTCGGCGTGCTCAACCTCGAGGGGTTTGGGCTCGATGAAAAACACCCCGGTCTCGGTCCGGCGGGCGCGCTCGTTTATTACGCCACCGAAAACCTCTGCGCGAAGCCGGAGAACCTCCGCGGTCTGCGCGAATACCGCAGCGCGACCACCCTGCTCATCGACCCGGCCACCCTGCGCAATCTGGAGATTTTTCGCTCCTCCCGCGGCACGCGCGGCGGCTCCCTGCTCGCCGCCATCAACCGCACCTCGACCGCCGCCGGCGCCCGCCTGCTCGAGCGTTGGCTGAGCGCGCCCATTCTCGATCTCACCGAGATCCGCCGTCGTTCCAACACCGTGGGCGAACTGCTCGCCGAACCGATGTTGCTGGGCGAGTTGCGCGAAACCTTGCGCCACATTCGCGACATTCCGCGCATCCTCGGCCGTCTGCAAAACCGCCTGCGCAACCCGCGCGAACTCGCCGGCGTGCGCGACACCTTGCTGCAGGCGCCCGACATCCATCGCCTGCTCGCCGACTTCGGTGAAACCCTCGGCCGCGACTACCCGGCGCGCATCGATGAGCTGCCGGAGTTGCGCCAATTGCTGGAGCGCGCGCTCGCCGACGACATGCCCTCCGACATCGCCGAGGGCGGCGCCATTCGCGAAGGCTTCGACGCCGAGCTCGACCGCATCCGTTCGCTCACTCGCGACAACAAAACGTGGTTGTCCGAACTCGAATCCAGCGAACAGGCCCGCACCGGCATCCGCAGTCTCAAGGTCAAATACAACGGCAGCTTCGGCTACTTCATCGAGGTCACCAAAGCCAACCTGCACCTCGTGCCGGACAACTACATCCGGCGTTCGACCACGGTGAATGCGGAGCGCTTCGTCACCGACGACCTCAAGGTGAAGGAAAAGGAAATCCTGCACGCCGAGGACAACGCCCTCGCCCGCGAACGGGAGCTCTTCAACGAGCTCATCACCGCCATCCTCGACGAGTCCATTGCCCTCGCCAAAACCGCCGACGCCCTCGCCGAACTCGATGTGCTGGCCGGCTGGGCCGTGCTCGCGCGCGAGTGGGATTACCACCAGCCGCAACTCGACGACAGCGACGTGCTTGAGATCACCGAAGGTCGCCACCCCGTGGTCGAGCAGATGCTCAAGGCTCCCGACACCGCCGTCATCCGCGGCAACCAGAGCTTCGTGCCCAACGACACCGTGTTGTCCTCGTCGGGCGAACAACTCGCGCTCATCACCGGTCCCAACATGGCGGGTAAATCGACCTACATTCGCCAGGTCGCGCTCATCACGCTGCTGGCCGAAGTGGGTTGCTGGGTGCCCGCCGCCAAATGCCGCATCGGTCTCGTGGATCGCATCTTCTCCCGCGTCGGCGCGAGCGACGATCTGGCGCGAGGTAACTCGACCTTCATGGTCGAGATGAACGAGACCGCCAACATCCTCAACAACGCCACCACCCGATCACTCATTATTCTCGATGAGATCGGCCGCGGCACGTCCACCTACGACGGGCTCTCCATCGCCTGGGCGGTCGTCGAGCATCTGCACAACGACGCCGACGCCGGACCGCGCACCCTCTTCGCCACCCACTACCAGGAACTCACCCAGCTGGAGAAGTCGCTGTCACGACTGCGCAACTACAGCGTCGCGGTGAAGGAGTGGAACGACGAGATCATCTTCGTGCACCGCATCCAACCCGGGGCCGCCGACCGCAGCTACGGCATCCAAGTGGCCCGCCTCGCCGGTTTGCCGCCGGCGGTCATCGACCGGGCCAAAACCATTCTGGGCAAACTCGAGTCCGACGACACCTCGATCGAGCTCTCCGCCCCGCAGGCCAAACCGCGCAAAAAGATCTCGGTCAAACCGACCGACGACGCACAGATGAACCTGCTCTAA
- a CDS encoding class I SAM-dependent methyltransferase, translating into MTNWLNAHLESLTASELVSPRDEMVQPGFETQYFTIGKRALDLIEHARLLCGRRSYRRILDLPCGHGRVMRWLRAAYPQASIVGCDLNRDGVDFCAEQFEAEPVYSVPDLRELPFDDGFDLVWCGSLLTHLPVELARQTLDCLIKWTADDGVLVFSTQGRFLSTQLARGEGDYADNADVVTLLHDYRRDGMAFQPYFEDPAGHYGLNLISPAYLQTYLQARTDVITRAFLEQAWGVQDVTVLYRKREFYAPLLG; encoded by the coding sequence ATGACCAACTGGCTCAACGCCCACCTCGAGTCCCTCACCGCCAGCGAGCTCGTTTCGCCGCGCGACGAGATGGTGCAGCCCGGTTTTGAGACGCAGTATTTCACCATCGGCAAACGCGCGCTCGATCTCATCGAGCATGCCCGGCTGCTCTGCGGTCGCCGGTCCTATCGTCGCATTCTCGACCTGCCCTGCGGTCACGGCCGCGTGATGCGTTGGCTGCGTGCCGCTTACCCACAGGCGTCCATCGTGGGCTGCGATCTCAATCGCGACGGTGTCGATTTCTGCGCCGAGCAGTTTGAGGCCGAACCCGTTTACAGCGTGCCGGATCTACGGGAGCTGCCCTTCGACGATGGGTTCGATTTGGTGTGGTGCGGCTCCCTGCTCACCCACCTGCCGGTCGAACTGGCCCGCCAAACCCTCGACTGCCTGATCAAGTGGACCGCCGACGACGGCGTGTTGGTGTTCTCCACCCAGGGGCGCTTTCTCAGCACCCAACTGGCCCGCGGTGAAGGTGACTATGCGGACAACGCCGACGTGGTGACGCTGCTCCATGACTACCGCCGCGACGGCATGGCCTTTCAGCCCTATTTTGAGGATCCGGCCGGTCACTACGGCCTCAACCTCATCAGTCCCGCCTACCTGCAAACCTACCTGCAGGCGCGCACCGACGTCATCACTCGCGCCTTCCTCGAGCAGGCCTGGGGCGTGCAGGACGTGACGGTGCTTTATCGCAAACGCGAGTTCTACGCGCCCCTGCTCGGTTGA
- a CDS encoding sigma-70 family RNA polymerase sigma factor — MALLFQRLEHGDASAAEQLLPLVYDELRRLAAHKMAHEAPGQTLQPTALVHEAWLRLGGSNQPAWQNRAHFFGAAAESMRRILIDNARRKRALKHGGDLAKVSADQTGFDLAQPTANDSELLLVHEALAAFETHDSRKAELVKLKYFAGLTLEEAGQVLGISERTAKRDWAYARAWLFNEVQRLRET; from the coding sequence ATGGCACTCCTCTTCCAGCGGCTTGAGCATGGCGATGCCAGCGCCGCGGAGCAGTTGCTGCCCCTCGTCTACGACGAGCTCCGCCGGCTGGCCGCGCACAAGATGGCCCACGAGGCCCCGGGCCAGACCTTGCAACCGACCGCGCTCGTGCATGAAGCGTGGCTGCGACTGGGCGGCTCCAACCAACCCGCGTGGCAAAACCGGGCCCACTTTTTTGGCGCCGCGGCCGAAAGCATGCGCCGCATCCTCATCGACAACGCCCGCCGCAAACGCGCGCTGAAGCATGGGGGCGACCTGGCCAAGGTCAGCGCCGACCAAACCGGCTTCGACCTCGCCCAACCCACCGCGAACGACAGCGAGTTGCTGCTGGTGCACGAGGCGCTGGCGGCCTTTGAGACGCACGACAGCCGCAAGGCCGAGCTGGTGAAACTCAAGTATTTCGCCGGACTCACCCTCGAGGAAGCCGGGCAGGTGCTCGGCATCTCGGAACGCACCGCGAAGCGGGATTGGGCCTATGCCCGAGCTTGGTTGTTCAACGAAGTGCAGCGTCTGCGCGAGACCTGA
- a CDS encoding MATE family efflux transporter — protein MSKSVVRPTLLALAIPIFIENALHVLTSTIDTYMVSTISDGAVAALGVAHQFVVLGVMIFGFVGIGSSVVVTHSLGGKDRRGAQETVATAISVNLWLGILISLFISLNVERLLGLMTLPPELYQYAVPYLSIVGATLWLEAHNVAVGAILRAHGHATDAMWVTLVQNGLNAFGNWVLLFGMFGAPQMGIVGVALATAGSRVAAAIILWILMRRRTGVHLPIRAFIRVPAKRLKRILSIGAPSAGEHLCWWLAFMTITSFTARLGATELAIQNYTMSVMHFVFTFSFAFALANEILLGHHVGAGEFDAAYRRLLKTLKVGIVVVAVAVLPGAIWGGWFISWFTDDAAIITMGAFLLKLALLIEPGRLFNMTMVCGLRATGDVRFPLKLGIIAMWGLWVPLSWLLGLTLGYGLPGIWAAMIIDETFRGFLMFRRWRRRDWLPHAQRSRDGVTASLAESGH, from the coding sequence ATGTCCAAGTCTGTCGTCCGTCCCACACTCCTCGCGCTCGCGATCCCGATTTTTATCGAGAACGCATTGCATGTGCTCACGAGCACGATCGACACCTACATGGTGAGCACGATCTCCGACGGCGCGGTGGCGGCGTTGGGCGTAGCGCACCAATTTGTGGTGTTGGGCGTGATGATTTTCGGCTTCGTCGGCATCGGCAGCAGCGTCGTGGTGACGCACAGCCTCGGCGGTAAAGACCGGCGCGGCGCGCAGGAAACCGTGGCGACCGCGATCTCCGTCAACCTCTGGCTGGGAATCCTGATCAGTCTGTTCATCAGCCTGAACGTCGAGCGGCTGCTCGGCCTCATGACGCTGCCGCCGGAGCTCTACCAATACGCCGTGCCCTACCTCAGCATCGTGGGCGCAACGCTCTGGCTCGAAGCGCACAACGTCGCCGTCGGCGCCATCCTGCGCGCGCACGGCCACGCCACCGACGCAATGTGGGTCACGCTCGTGCAAAACGGCCTCAACGCCTTCGGCAATTGGGTCCTGCTCTTCGGTATGTTTGGCGCGCCGCAGATGGGCATCGTTGGTGTCGCGCTCGCCACCGCCGGCAGCCGCGTCGCGGCCGCCATCATTCTGTGGATTCTCATGCGCCGCCGCACGGGCGTGCACCTGCCGATCCGGGCCTTCATCCGCGTCCCAGCCAAACGCCTCAAACGCATTCTCAGCATCGGCGCACCGTCGGCCGGTGAACACCTCTGCTGGTGGTTGGCGTTCATGACGATCACCTCGTTCACAGCGCGACTCGGCGCCACCGAGCTCGCGATCCAGAACTACACCATGAGCGTGATGCACTTCGTTTTCACGTTCAGCTTCGCCTTCGCTTTGGCCAACGAGATCCTGCTCGGCCACCACGTCGGCGCTGGGGAATTTGACGCCGCCTACCGCCGCCTGCTCAAAACGCTGAAGGTCGGCATCGTGGTCGTCGCCGTGGCCGTCCTGCCCGGCGCGATCTGGGGCGGTTGGTTCATCAGTTGGTTCACCGACGATGCGGCCATCATCACCATGGGCGCCTTCCTTCTGAAGCTCGCGCTGCTCATCGAGCCGGGCCGGCTCTTCAACATGACCATGGTCTGCGGACTGCGTGCCACCGGCGACGTGCGGTTCCCGCTCAAGCTCGGCATCATCGCCATGTGGGGCCTCTGGGTGCCGTTGTCGTGGTTGCTCGGCCTCACCCTCGGCTACGGCCTGCCCGGCATCTGGGCGGCCATGATCATCGATGAAACCTTCCGTGGTTTCCTCATGTTCCGCCGCTGGCGCCGCCGTGACTGGTTGCCCCACGCCCAGCGCAGCCGCGACGGCGTCACCGCCAGCCTCGCCGAGTCAGGCCACTAA
- a CDS encoding serine/threonine-protein kinase, translated as MNRDDEVFGQALDLTGAEREAYLEKIGQEDPALRARVEALLKAYDSADDFMDASPVERPPLAPEEKLGDRIGHYTLIRKLGEGGCGVVYLAEQSEPVRRAVALKVIKLGMDTVEVIARFEAERQALAMMDHPDIARVFDAGATATGRPFFVMEFVDGVPITRFCDQQALPMAQRLELFARVCVALQHAHQKGIIHRDIKPSNILVSLVDGVPTPKVIDFGIAKATQGRLTEQTLLTCLNQLIGTPAYMSPEQAEARELDIDTRSDVYSLGVLLYELLTGRPPYDPRTLQQAGIDEIRRIIREIDPPRPSAAVSTLTAADRTTVAAARKAVPTRLTSVLAGDLDWIVMRCLEKQRDRRYGTASELAEDVRRHLRNEPVVARPPSWVYKTQRFVARNQLACGSAVAVLLAIIIGAIAATTQAIRATRAERVAVTERDAAETARAAEAVAREDAQRRQEQAEDLLTFMIGDFRAGLEQLGRLDLLDAVGSRAMDYFSELPARDLSDTALTRQTAALTQIGEVRMDQANYDAALTSFQAAFDRASTLSTRYPDNGDMLFERAQAEFWIGFVHRRRGGFAAEREWMTRYRDSAVALAALEPESLRSQHELVYGHHNLAVLDFDRGDYGAALQGFEAEHQQIVAMLRDHPEDLQLQRGHVDVLSWLGQIAEREGDFGEAERFFTEMGTLLERLMEVSGHPRWKLRHAQGLAFLGDLQARRNELSAARATNQQARSEFGELVEQDPANQLWQVSALSLELQDAGVALTERQFAEAEQMVSRCLPQLEALVAAEPTSRKFGYHLAAAARLDATLKLLHHQDPEAARAAIQWAQSLLAPLATGEVERIERYVLHEYAVTELFVADLARNEMDASAHRAQIQRVIDRLSPLLSTTHDWRLLVPAAMAHQALGQTDQAAIMQQRLTDIGYRRAFPFSSFDPQ; from the coding sequence ATGAATCGCGACGACGAGGTATTTGGTCAGGCGCTCGATCTGACCGGCGCGGAGCGGGAAGCTTACCTGGAGAAGATCGGCCAGGAAGACCCCGCCCTGCGCGCGCGCGTGGAGGCGCTACTCAAGGCCTACGACTCAGCCGACGACTTCATGGACGCGTCGCCGGTGGAACGGCCGCCGCTCGCCCCCGAGGAAAAACTGGGCGATCGCATCGGTCACTACACCCTGATCCGCAAGCTCGGCGAAGGCGGCTGCGGCGTCGTTTATCTCGCCGAGCAAAGCGAGCCGGTGCGTCGGGCCGTCGCGCTCAAGGTCATCAAGCTGGGCATGGACACCGTCGAGGTGATCGCCCGGTTTGAGGCCGAACGGCAGGCGCTGGCCATGATGGATCACCCCGACATCGCTCGAGTGTTTGATGCCGGGGCGACCGCGACCGGGCGGCCGTTCTTCGTCATGGAGTTTGTCGATGGCGTGCCCATCACCCGCTTCTGCGATCAGCAGGCGCTGCCGATGGCGCAACGCCTCGAGTTGTTTGCCCGCGTTTGCGTGGCCCTCCAGCACGCGCACCAGAAGGGCATCATCCATCGCGACATCAAACCCTCCAACATTCTGGTGTCGCTGGTGGACGGCGTGCCGACGCCCAAGGTCATTGACTTCGGCATCGCCAAGGCGACCCAAGGTCGGCTCACCGAACAGACCTTACTCACCTGCCTCAATCAACTCATCGGCACCCCTGCCTACATGAGCCCCGAGCAGGCCGAGGCGCGTGAACTCGATATCGATACCCGCAGCGACGTGTATTCGCTCGGCGTGCTGCTCTACGAACTGCTCACCGGGCGGCCGCCCTACGATCCTCGCACCCTGCAGCAGGCCGGTATCGATGAGATTCGCCGCATCATTCGCGAAATCGATCCGCCCCGCCCGTCCGCCGCCGTCTCGACGCTGACCGCCGCCGATCGCACCACCGTGGCCGCCGCGCGCAAAGCGGTGCCCACTCGCCTCACCTCGGTCCTCGCCGGCGACCTCGACTGGATCGTGATGCGTTGTTTGGAGAAACAGCGCGACCGCCGCTACGGCACCGCCAGCGAGCTTGCCGAAGACGTGCGCCGGCACCTGCGGAACGAGCCAGTCGTGGCCCGGCCGCCGTCATGGGTTTACAAAACCCAACGTTTTGTGGCGCGCAACCAACTCGCCTGCGGCAGCGCCGTGGCGGTGTTGCTAGCCATCATCATCGGGGCCATCGCCGCCACCACCCAGGCCATTCGCGCCACCCGGGCCGAGCGCGTGGCCGTAACGGAACGCGATGCCGCGGAAACCGCGCGCGCGGCCGAGGCCGTGGCGCGCGAAGATGCCCAGCGCCGCCAGGAACAGGCGGAGGATCTATTGACCTTCATGATCGGCGACTTTCGTGCCGGGCTGGAGCAATTGGGCCGCCTGGACCTGCTGGACGCGGTGGGTAGCCGGGCGATGGACTATTTCTCCGAGCTACCCGCCCGTGACCTGTCCGATACCGCCCTCACCCGCCAGACCGCGGCACTGACGCAGATCGGCGAAGTGCGCATGGATCAGGCCAACTACGACGCGGCTCTCACCTCTTTTCAGGCCGCTTTCGACCGGGCCTCCACCCTCTCCACACGGTATCCTGATAATGGAGACATGTTGTTTGAGCGGGCCCAGGCAGAGTTCTGGATCGGTTTTGTCCACCGACGTCGCGGAGGCTTTGCGGCCGAACGCGAATGGATGACCCGCTACCGCGATTCGGCGGTGGCGCTCGCCGCTTTGGAGCCAGAGTCGCTGCGTTCGCAGCACGAACTGGTTTATGGTCACCACAACCTCGCGGTCTTGGATTTCGATCGAGGCGACTACGGGGCGGCGCTGCAGGGATTTGAGGCCGAACACCAACAGATCGTGGCGATGCTGCGGGACCATCCGGAAGACCTCCAATTGCAACGCGGTCACGTGGATGTCTTGTCGTGGCTGGGCCAGATCGCAGAACGCGAAGGCGATTTTGGGGAAGCCGAGCGATTCTTCACCGAGATGGGCACCTTGTTGGAGCGACTCATGGAGGTCTCGGGGCATCCCCGTTGGAAACTGCGCCATGCTCAGGGACTGGCCTTTCTGGGGGATTTGCAGGCCCGCCGAAACGAGCTCTCTGCGGCCCGGGCGACCAACCAACAGGCCCGAAGCGAATTTGGCGAATTGGTGGAGCAGGATCCCGCCAATCAACTGTGGCAGGTTTCTGCCCTCAGCCTGGAGCTGCAGGACGCGGGGGTGGCCCTGACGGAGCGTCAGTTTGCGGAAGCGGAACAGATGGTATCCCGGTGCCTGCCGCAACTGGAGGCATTGGTGGCCGCGGAGCCCACGTCGCGAAAATTTGGATACCACCTGGCCGCAGCCGCGCGATTGGATGCGACCCTTAAGCTGCTCCACCATCAGGACCCGGAGGCGGCGCGCGCTGCCATTCAATGGGCCCAGTCGCTGCTCGCGCCCCTGGCTACTGGTGAGGTCGAGCGCATCGAACGCTACGTGCTTCATGAGTATGCCGTTACCGAACTGTTTGTGGCTGATTTGGCGCGTAATGAGATGGACGCGTCGGCCCACCGTGCCCAAATTCAACGCGTGATTGACCGCCTCTCGCCCCTGCTCAGCACGACCCATGACTGGCGGTTGCTGGTTCCGGCGGCGATGGCTCATCAAGCGCTGGGCCAAACCGACCAGGCGGCAATCATGCAGCAACGGTTGACCGATATCGGCTACCGTCGCGCCTTTCCCTTTTCCTCATTTGATCCTCAGTGA
- a CDS encoding lipase family protein codes for MPAGPMHPAAWSVSRAALFAQLALLVYVPDEGFVRETAARAGYEHADFFDRGDSQAWLFTSATEQVVVFRGTEPDSTADVLTDLQVLPTRLEDGSLVHGGFARALDQLRPELDAALATDTGKTIWLTGHSLGGALAQLYGRLRRSDVAVVYTFGGPRVFAETTDADREVSPPCFRVTLNNDLIPHLPLPPPYEHVGEEYHIDAAGALHRNPSWDVKWKASLQGHRDYLRRWFRHATETGSVSWVPGDALADHAPLAYVEALVALTLTPVDQSAR; via the coding sequence ATGCCGGCAGGCCCCATGCACCCGGCCGCGTGGTCTGTCTCCCGCGCGGCTTTGTTCGCGCAGCTGGCACTCCTGGTTTACGTGCCTGACGAGGGTTTTGTGCGGGAAACCGCGGCCCGCGCCGGCTACGAACACGCCGACTTCTTTGACCGTGGCGACAGTCAGGCGTGGTTGTTTACATCGGCCACCGAGCAGGTGGTGGTGTTTCGCGGCACCGAACCCGACTCCACGGCCGACGTGCTCACCGATCTGCAGGTTTTACCCACTCGCCTTGAAGACGGATCGCTCGTGCACGGCGGATTTGCGCGGGCTTTGGATCAGCTTCGGCCGGAGTTGGACGCAGCCTTGGCCACGGATACGGGCAAAACCATTTGGCTCACCGGCCATAGTCTCGGTGGAGCGCTGGCCCAGCTCTACGGTCGGCTCCGTCGCTCCGACGTCGCGGTCGTTTACACCTTTGGCGGGCCGCGGGTCTTTGCGGAGACGACCGACGCCGATCGCGAGGTCTCGCCACCGTGTTTTCGCGTCACGCTCAACAACGACCTGATCCCGCATCTGCCTCTACCGCCACCCTACGAGCATGTCGGCGAGGAGTATCACATTGATGCCGCCGGCGCGCTGCATCGCAACCCGAGTTGGGATGTGAAATGGAAGGCGAGTTTGCAGGGCCACCGGGATTACCTCCGTCGCTGGTTTCGACACGCGACCGAGACCGGCTCGGTGTCGTGGGTGCCGGGCGATGCGTTGGCCGACCACGCGCCGTTGGCCTACGTCGAGGCTTTGGTCGCGCTCACTCTGACGCCGGTGGATCAATCCGCACGATGA